The following coding sequences lie in one Equus przewalskii isolate Varuska chromosome 25, EquPr2, whole genome shotgun sequence genomic window:
- the PLEKHG3 gene encoding pleckstrin homology domain-containing family G member 3 isoform X3: MVWMLEKVPFHGAIGVQGQAGQDVLRVPAAAPSLRTRSRAVIRAEAWLWGKGLALPFTAVSLEMSQNLTGVPEPGSDARMPVSASLRQDGSQERPVSLSSSTSSSGSSRDSRGAMEEPNASEAAAENGAGSPRGRHPPNSNNNSSGWLNRRGPLSPFNSRAAAAPAHKLSYLGRVVREIVETERMYVQDLRSIVEDYLLKIIDTPGLLKPEQVSALFGNIENIYALNSQLLRDLDSCNSDPVAVASCFVERSQEFDIYTQYCNNYPNSVAALTECMRDKQQAKFFRDRQELLQHSLPLGSYLLKPVQRILKYHLLLQEIAKHFDEEEDGFEVVEDAIDTMTCVAWYINDMKRRHEHAVRLQEIQSLLINWKGPDLTIYGELVLEGTFRVHRVRNERTFFLFDKALLITKKRGDHFVYKGHIPCSSLMLIESTRDSLCFTVTHYKHSKQQYSIQAKTVEEKRSWTHHIKRLILENHHTTIPQKAKEAILEMDSYYPNRYRHSPERLKKAWSSQDEVSTHMQQGRRQSEPTRHLLRQLSEKARAAGMKHAGSAGTLLDFGQPAHPRGLQPEAEGAAQEEQEEEEEEVVEEEEEEEEEQAFQVSLEDLAGHEGSEKGARPEPPGSEEEEEESLAVAEQAKGRRESEGSKSCRSPSGRSPTRAEKRMSFESASSLPEVEPDPESGTEQEVFATVEGPSTEEMPSDSESPEVLDAQLDVHQELLGLDHPGGIVDFVVAESTEDLKALSSEEEEEEPESLLPPSVLDQASVIAERFVSSFSRRSSLALEDSKSSGFGTPRLTSRSSSVLSLEGSEKGLARGGSTSDPLGSQLPQEVDTTVGAAMESGPSVNGTQPPSPGCPVEPDKSSCKKKESMLSTRDRLLLDKIKSYYENAEHHDAGFSIRRRESLSYIPKGLVRNSVSRFNSLPKPDPEPVAPLGHKRQAGSRPASWALFDLPGPGEAGAGEPAPITDAEFRPSSEIVKIWEGMESSGGSPRKGPGQGQANGFDLHEPLFILEEHELGAITEESATASPESVSPTERPSPAHLARELKELVKELSNGTQGELVAPLHPRIVQLSHVMDSRVSERVKNKVYQLARQYSLRIKSKSVTARPPLQWEKAAATVPRLQEEAGAPSGGSGRRKPVLSLLNPEQPTTGQEPSPPKPCSAGETSPRRFSCSPSAASPRTPSSGVRPSSRSPLSPFNTETFHWPDVRELCSKYASYDESLQAEGSRPRGPPVYRSRSVPESIVEPPLPGRAGRCSSLSSQRARAGLEAAQLQPPGALPPGGPAAEGALYVTADLTLDNNRRVIVMEKGPLPQPPVGLEDGGGHGPSLPAARVGQGQDFQESAEYRPKEEGPRDPADPSQQGRVRNLREKFQALNSVG, encoded by the exons aATCTCACCGGGGTGCCCGAGCCAGGCAGCGATGCCAGGATGcccgtctctgcctccctccGCCAGGATGGCAGCCAGGAGCGGCCGGTGAGCCTGAGCTCCAGCACCTCCTCGTCGGGCTCCTCCCGTGACAGCCGCGGCGCCATGGAGGAGCCCAATGCCTCCGAGGCTGCAGCCGAGAACGGGGCGGGCTCCCCACGCGGCCGGCATCCCcccaacagcaacaacaactCCAGCGGCTGGCTGAACAGGAGGGGGCCCCTGTCCCCGTTCAACAGCCGGGCGGCCGCAGCGCCTGCGCACAAGCTCAGCTACCTGGGCCGAGTGGTGCGGGAGATCGTGGAAACGGAGCGCATGTACGTGCAGGACCTGCGCAGCATCGTTGAG GACTACCTCTTGAAGATCATCGACAcgcccgggctgctgaagccagAACAAGTCAGTGCCCTCTTTGGGAACATAGAAAACATCTACGCACTGAACAG CCAGCTACTCAGAGACCTGGACAGCTGCAATAGTGACCCCGTGGCTGTGGCCAGCTGCTTTGTGGAAAGG AGCCAGGAGTTTGATATCTACACCCAGTACTGCAACAACTACCCCAA CTCGGTGGCAGCCCTGACGGAGTGCATGCGGGACAAGCAGCAGGCCAAGTTCTTCCGGGACCGGCAGGAGCTGCTGCAGCACTCACTGCCCTTGGGCTCCTACCTGCTGAAGCCTGTGCAGCGCATCCTCAAGTACCACCTGCTGCTCCAG GAAATTGCAAAACATTTTGATGAAGAAGAGGATGGCTTTGAGGTGGTAGAGGATGCCATTGACACCATGACCTGTGTGGCCTGGTACATCAACGACATGAAGAGGAGGCACGAGCATGCAGTCCGGCTCCAG GAGATTCAGTCGCTGCTTATCAACTGGAAGGGGCCAGACCTGACCATCTATGGGGAGCTCGTCCTGGAGGGCACGTTCCGTGTGCACCGCGTGCGCAACGAGAGGACCTTCTTCCTCTTTGACAAAGCGCTGCTTATCACCAAGAAGCGGGGCGATCACTTTGTCTACAAGGGTCACATCCCG TGCTCCTCCCTAATGCTGATTGAAAGCACCAGAGATTCCCTGTGCTTCACCGTCACCCACTACAAGCACAGCAAGCAGCAGTACAGCATCCAG GCCAAAACAGTGGAGGAGAAACGGAGCTGGACTCACCACATCAAGAGGCTCATCCTGGAGAATCACCATACCACCATCCCCCAGAAG gcCAAGGAAGCCATCCTGGAAATGGATTCCTACT ATCCCAATCGGTACCGGCATAGCCCAGAGCGGCTGAAGAAGGCTTGGTCCTCCCAGGATGAGGTGTCTACCCACATGCAGCAGGGCCGCCGGCAGTCAG aGCCAACCAGACACCTGCTCAGGCAACTCAGTGAGAAAG CCAGAGCAGCGGGAATGAAG CATGCGGGCAGTGCCGGCACTCTCCTGGACTTTGGGCAGCCCGCCCATCCTCGGGGCCTGCAGCCGGAGGCTGAAGGGGCTgcccaggaggagcaggaggaagaggaggaggaggtggtggaggaggaggaggaggaggaggaggagcaggcctTTCAGGTCTCTCTGGAGGACCTGGCAGGGCATGAAGGCAGCGAGAAGGGGGCCAGGCCGGAGCCCCCAGGctcggaggaggaggaggaggagagcctgGCAGTGGCGGAGCAG GCAAAGGGGCGCAGGGAGTCTGAAGGCTCCAAGAGCTGCAGAAGCCCCAGCGGTCGCTCTCCAACCCGTGCTGAGAAGCGCATGAGCTTTGAGTCGGCCTCCTCCTTGCCAGAG GTTGAGCCAGACCCTGAGTCTGGGACAGAGCAGGAGGTGTTTGCCACTGTGGAAGGTCCCAGCACCGAGGAGATGCCCTCAGACTCAGAGTCTCCAGAAGTCCTGGATGCACAGCTTGACGTCCATCAGGAGCTGCTGGGGCTGGACCACCCAGGTGGCATAGTGGACTTCGTGGTGGCTGAGAGCACTGAGGACCTTAAGGCCCTGagcagtgaggaggaggaggaggagcccgaGAGCCTCCTGCCCCCCTCTGTGTTGGACCAGGCCAGTGTCATTGCTGAGCGGTTCGTCAGCAGCTTCTCTCGGCGGAGCAGCCTGGCGCTGGAGGACAGCAAGTCAAGTGGCTTCGGGACCCCGAGACTCACCAGCCGGAGCAGCAGTGTGCTCAGCCTAGAGGGCAGCGAGAAGGGCCTGGCCCGAGGTGGTAGCACCTCAGACCCCCTCGGCTCTCAGCTCCCCCAGGAAGTCGACACTACTGTGGGGGCGGCCATGGAGAGCGGCCCTTCTGTCAATGGGACACAGCCCCCAAGCCCAGGCTGCCCAGTGGAGCCAGACAAGTCTTCCTGCAAGAAGAAGGAATCTATGCTCTCCACCCGAGACCGGCTGTTGCTGGACAAAATCAAGAGCTACTACGAAAACGCAGAGCATCATGATGCGGGTTTTAGCATCCGGCGCCGGGAGAGCCTTTCCTACATCCCCAAAGGGCTGGTGAGAAACTCTGTCTCCAGGTTCAACAGCCTTCCCAAGCCGGACCCGGAGCCAGTGGCTCCGCTGGGCCACAAGAGACAGGCAGGCTCCCGGCCGGCTTCGTGGGCCCTGTTTGACCTCCCAGGACCAGGCGAGGCGGGCGCTGGGGAGCCAGCTCCTATCACAGATGCTGAGTTCCGCCCATCTTCAGAAATTGTTAAGATCTGGGAGGGAATGGAGTCTTCTGGGGGGAGCCCTCGGAAGGGGCCAGGCCAAGGCCAGGCCAATGGCTTTGACCTGCACGAGCCACTCTTCATCCTGGAGGAGCATGAGCTGGGGGCCATCACCGAGGAGTCAGCCACTGCCTCACCGGAGAGTGTCTCCCCGACTGAGCGGCCCAGCCCGGCCCACCTGGCGCGGGAGCTGAAGGAGCTGGTGAAGGAGCTGAGCAATGGCACCCAGGGGGAGCTGGTGGCCCCATTGCACCCCCGCATTGTGCAGCTCTCCCACGTGATGGACAGCCGCGTGAGCGAGCGAGTCAAGAACAAAGTCTACCAGCTGGCCCGCCAGTACAGTCTCCGGATCAAGAGCAAGTCAGTGACGGCCAGACCGCCACTGCAGTGGGAGAAGGCGGCTGCCACCGTTCCCCGCctgcaggaggaggctggagcaCCGTCAGGTGGCTCAG GTAGGAGAAAGCCGGTGCTGTCCCTCCTCAACCCCGAGCAGCCGACGACAGGCCAGGAGCCCAGCCCGCCCAAGCCCTGCTCTGCCGGGGAGACGTCGCCACGGCGCTTCTCCTGCAGCCCCTCTGCTGCCAGCCCAAGGACCCCCTCCTCTGGTGTCCGGCCCTCCTCGAGAAGCCCCCTCAGCCCCTTCAATACTGAGACCTTCCACTGGCCTGACGTGCGGGAGCTCTGCTCCAAGTACGCCTCCTACGACGAGTCACTCCAGGCTGAGGGCAGCCGGCCCCGCGGCCCGCCCGTCTACCGCAGCCGCTCGGTGCCCGAGAGCATAGTGGAGCCGCCTCTGCCGGGCAGGGCGGGCCGCTGCAGCAGCCTGAGCTCCCAGAGGGCCCGCGCAGGCCTGGAGGCCGCCCAGCTGCAGCCTCCTGGGGCGCTGCCCCCAGGCGGGCCGGCCGCAGAGGGGGCCCTGTACGTGACCGCAGACCTCACCCTGGACAACAACCGGCGGGTGATTGTCATGGAGAAggggcccctgccccagccccctgtGGGGCTGGAGGACGGCGGTGGGCACGGACCAAGCCTGCCAGCggccagggtggggcagggccaggatttcCAGGAGTCTGCAGAGTATCGGCCAAAGGAAGAGGGTCCCAGGGACCCAGCGGACCCCAGCCAGCAGGGGAGAGTGAGAAACCTGCGGGAGAAATTCCAGGCCTTGAACTCCGTAGGTTGA
- the PLEKHG3 gene encoding pleckstrin homology domain-containing family G member 3 isoform X1, translated as MAKALFTIAKTWKQPKCPSMDGEIKKMWYIYTMEYYSAIKKTKLSHLQPHGWTLKASRGTAKPFTMVWMLEKVPFHGAIGVQGQAGQDVLRVPAAAPSLRTRSRAVIRAEAWLWGKGLALPFTAVSLEMSQNLTGVPEPGSDARMPVSASLRQDGSQERPVSLSSSTSSSGSSRDSRGAMEEPNASEAAAENGAGSPRGRHPPNSNNNSSGWLNRRGPLSPFNSRAAAAPAHKLSYLGRVVREIVETERMYVQDLRSIVEDYLLKIIDTPGLLKPEQVSALFGNIENIYALNSQLLRDLDSCNSDPVAVASCFVERSQEFDIYTQYCNNYPNSVAALTECMRDKQQAKFFRDRQELLQHSLPLGSYLLKPVQRILKYHLLLQEIAKHFDEEEDGFEVVEDAIDTMTCVAWYINDMKRRHEHAVRLQEIQSLLINWKGPDLTIYGELVLEGTFRVHRVRNERTFFLFDKALLITKKRGDHFVYKGHIPCSSLMLIESTRDSLCFTVTHYKHSKQQYSIQAKTVEEKRSWTHHIKRLILENHHTTIPQKAKEAILEMDSYYPNRYRHSPERLKKAWSSQDEVSTHMQQGRRQSEPTRHLLRQLSEKARAAGMKHAGSAGTLLDFGQPAHPRGLQPEAEGAAQEEQEEEEEEVVEEEEEEEEEQAFQVSLEDLAGHEGSEKGARPEPPGSEEEEEESLAVAEQAKGRRESEGSKSCRSPSGRSPTRAEKRMSFESASSLPEVEPDPESGTEQEVFATVEGPSTEEMPSDSESPEVLDAQLDVHQELLGLDHPGGIVDFVVAESTEDLKALSSEEEEEEPESLLPPSVLDQASVIAERFVSSFSRRSSLALEDSKSSGFGTPRLTSRSSSVLSLEGSEKGLARGGSTSDPLGSQLPQEVDTTVGAAMESGPSVNGTQPPSPGCPVEPDKSSCKKKESMLSTRDRLLLDKIKSYYENAEHHDAGFSIRRRESLSYIPKGLVRNSVSRFNSLPKPDPEPVAPLGHKRQAGSRPASWALFDLPGPGEAGAGEPAPITDAEFRPSSEIVKIWEGMESSGGSPRKGPGQGQANGFDLHEPLFILEEHELGAITEESATASPESVSPTERPSPAHLARELKELVKELSNGTQGELVAPLHPRIVQLSHVMDSRVSERVKNKVYQLARQYSLRIKSKSVTARPPLQWEKAAATVPRLQEEAGAPSGGSGRRKPVLSLLNPEQPTTGQEPSPPKPCSAGETSPRRFSCSPSAASPRTPSSGVRPSSRSPLSPFNTETFHWPDVRELCSKYASYDESLQAEGSRPRGPPVYRSRSVPESIVEPPLPGRAGRCSSLSSQRARAGLEAAQLQPPGALPPGGPAAEGALYVTADLTLDNNRRVIVMEKGPLPQPPVGLEDGGGHGPSLPAARVGQGQDFQESAEYRPKEEGPRDPADPSQQGRVRNLREKFQALNSVG; from the exons aATCTCACCGGGGTGCCCGAGCCAGGCAGCGATGCCAGGATGcccgtctctgcctccctccGCCAGGATGGCAGCCAGGAGCGGCCGGTGAGCCTGAGCTCCAGCACCTCCTCGTCGGGCTCCTCCCGTGACAGCCGCGGCGCCATGGAGGAGCCCAATGCCTCCGAGGCTGCAGCCGAGAACGGGGCGGGCTCCCCACGCGGCCGGCATCCCcccaacagcaacaacaactCCAGCGGCTGGCTGAACAGGAGGGGGCCCCTGTCCCCGTTCAACAGCCGGGCGGCCGCAGCGCCTGCGCACAAGCTCAGCTACCTGGGCCGAGTGGTGCGGGAGATCGTGGAAACGGAGCGCATGTACGTGCAGGACCTGCGCAGCATCGTTGAG GACTACCTCTTGAAGATCATCGACAcgcccgggctgctgaagccagAACAAGTCAGTGCCCTCTTTGGGAACATAGAAAACATCTACGCACTGAACAG CCAGCTACTCAGAGACCTGGACAGCTGCAATAGTGACCCCGTGGCTGTGGCCAGCTGCTTTGTGGAAAGG AGCCAGGAGTTTGATATCTACACCCAGTACTGCAACAACTACCCCAA CTCGGTGGCAGCCCTGACGGAGTGCATGCGGGACAAGCAGCAGGCCAAGTTCTTCCGGGACCGGCAGGAGCTGCTGCAGCACTCACTGCCCTTGGGCTCCTACCTGCTGAAGCCTGTGCAGCGCATCCTCAAGTACCACCTGCTGCTCCAG GAAATTGCAAAACATTTTGATGAAGAAGAGGATGGCTTTGAGGTGGTAGAGGATGCCATTGACACCATGACCTGTGTGGCCTGGTACATCAACGACATGAAGAGGAGGCACGAGCATGCAGTCCGGCTCCAG GAGATTCAGTCGCTGCTTATCAACTGGAAGGGGCCAGACCTGACCATCTATGGGGAGCTCGTCCTGGAGGGCACGTTCCGTGTGCACCGCGTGCGCAACGAGAGGACCTTCTTCCTCTTTGACAAAGCGCTGCTTATCACCAAGAAGCGGGGCGATCACTTTGTCTACAAGGGTCACATCCCG TGCTCCTCCCTAATGCTGATTGAAAGCACCAGAGATTCCCTGTGCTTCACCGTCACCCACTACAAGCACAGCAAGCAGCAGTACAGCATCCAG GCCAAAACAGTGGAGGAGAAACGGAGCTGGACTCACCACATCAAGAGGCTCATCCTGGAGAATCACCATACCACCATCCCCCAGAAG gcCAAGGAAGCCATCCTGGAAATGGATTCCTACT ATCCCAATCGGTACCGGCATAGCCCAGAGCGGCTGAAGAAGGCTTGGTCCTCCCAGGATGAGGTGTCTACCCACATGCAGCAGGGCCGCCGGCAGTCAG aGCCAACCAGACACCTGCTCAGGCAACTCAGTGAGAAAG CCAGAGCAGCGGGAATGAAG CATGCGGGCAGTGCCGGCACTCTCCTGGACTTTGGGCAGCCCGCCCATCCTCGGGGCCTGCAGCCGGAGGCTGAAGGGGCTgcccaggaggagcaggaggaagaggaggaggaggtggtggaggaggaggaggaggaggaggaggagcaggcctTTCAGGTCTCTCTGGAGGACCTGGCAGGGCATGAAGGCAGCGAGAAGGGGGCCAGGCCGGAGCCCCCAGGctcggaggaggaggaggaggagagcctgGCAGTGGCGGAGCAG GCAAAGGGGCGCAGGGAGTCTGAAGGCTCCAAGAGCTGCAGAAGCCCCAGCGGTCGCTCTCCAACCCGTGCTGAGAAGCGCATGAGCTTTGAGTCGGCCTCCTCCTTGCCAGAG GTTGAGCCAGACCCTGAGTCTGGGACAGAGCAGGAGGTGTTTGCCACTGTGGAAGGTCCCAGCACCGAGGAGATGCCCTCAGACTCAGAGTCTCCAGAAGTCCTGGATGCACAGCTTGACGTCCATCAGGAGCTGCTGGGGCTGGACCACCCAGGTGGCATAGTGGACTTCGTGGTGGCTGAGAGCACTGAGGACCTTAAGGCCCTGagcagtgaggaggaggaggaggagcccgaGAGCCTCCTGCCCCCCTCTGTGTTGGACCAGGCCAGTGTCATTGCTGAGCGGTTCGTCAGCAGCTTCTCTCGGCGGAGCAGCCTGGCGCTGGAGGACAGCAAGTCAAGTGGCTTCGGGACCCCGAGACTCACCAGCCGGAGCAGCAGTGTGCTCAGCCTAGAGGGCAGCGAGAAGGGCCTGGCCCGAGGTGGTAGCACCTCAGACCCCCTCGGCTCTCAGCTCCCCCAGGAAGTCGACACTACTGTGGGGGCGGCCATGGAGAGCGGCCCTTCTGTCAATGGGACACAGCCCCCAAGCCCAGGCTGCCCAGTGGAGCCAGACAAGTCTTCCTGCAAGAAGAAGGAATCTATGCTCTCCACCCGAGACCGGCTGTTGCTGGACAAAATCAAGAGCTACTACGAAAACGCAGAGCATCATGATGCGGGTTTTAGCATCCGGCGCCGGGAGAGCCTTTCCTACATCCCCAAAGGGCTGGTGAGAAACTCTGTCTCCAGGTTCAACAGCCTTCCCAAGCCGGACCCGGAGCCAGTGGCTCCGCTGGGCCACAAGAGACAGGCAGGCTCCCGGCCGGCTTCGTGGGCCCTGTTTGACCTCCCAGGACCAGGCGAGGCGGGCGCTGGGGAGCCAGCTCCTATCACAGATGCTGAGTTCCGCCCATCTTCAGAAATTGTTAAGATCTGGGAGGGAATGGAGTCTTCTGGGGGGAGCCCTCGGAAGGGGCCAGGCCAAGGCCAGGCCAATGGCTTTGACCTGCACGAGCCACTCTTCATCCTGGAGGAGCATGAGCTGGGGGCCATCACCGAGGAGTCAGCCACTGCCTCACCGGAGAGTGTCTCCCCGACTGAGCGGCCCAGCCCGGCCCACCTGGCGCGGGAGCTGAAGGAGCTGGTGAAGGAGCTGAGCAATGGCACCCAGGGGGAGCTGGTGGCCCCATTGCACCCCCGCATTGTGCAGCTCTCCCACGTGATGGACAGCCGCGTGAGCGAGCGAGTCAAGAACAAAGTCTACCAGCTGGCCCGCCAGTACAGTCTCCGGATCAAGAGCAAGTCAGTGACGGCCAGACCGCCACTGCAGTGGGAGAAGGCGGCTGCCACCGTTCCCCGCctgcaggaggaggctggagcaCCGTCAGGTGGCTCAG GTAGGAGAAAGCCGGTGCTGTCCCTCCTCAACCCCGAGCAGCCGACGACAGGCCAGGAGCCCAGCCCGCCCAAGCCCTGCTCTGCCGGGGAGACGTCGCCACGGCGCTTCTCCTGCAGCCCCTCTGCTGCCAGCCCAAGGACCCCCTCCTCTGGTGTCCGGCCCTCCTCGAGAAGCCCCCTCAGCCCCTTCAATACTGAGACCTTCCACTGGCCTGACGTGCGGGAGCTCTGCTCCAAGTACGCCTCCTACGACGAGTCACTCCAGGCTGAGGGCAGCCGGCCCCGCGGCCCGCCCGTCTACCGCAGCCGCTCGGTGCCCGAGAGCATAGTGGAGCCGCCTCTGCCGGGCAGGGCGGGCCGCTGCAGCAGCCTGAGCTCCCAGAGGGCCCGCGCAGGCCTGGAGGCCGCCCAGCTGCAGCCTCCTGGGGCGCTGCCCCCAGGCGGGCCGGCCGCAGAGGGGGCCCTGTACGTGACCGCAGACCTCACCCTGGACAACAACCGGCGGGTGATTGTCATGGAGAAggggcccctgccccagccccctgtGGGGCTGGAGGACGGCGGTGGGCACGGACCAAGCCTGCCAGCggccagggtggggcagggccaggatttcCAGGAGTCTGCAGAGTATCGGCCAAAGGAAGAGGGTCCCAGGGACCCAGCGGACCCCAGCCAGCAGGGGAGAGTGAGAAACCTGCGGGAGAAATTCCAGGCCTTGAACTCCGTAGGTTGA